The Methanobacterium sp. DNA segment CTTGCAAAAGTCGATCCTACAGGCCCAGCACCTACTACTGCAACATCATAGTCCTTCATATTTTTGTTCCCTGTTATTGGTTGAATAATGTATATGAGTTTTATTTTTCAGATCATGAATATCTAAAAATCATATAAAAAGGTTATTATAAAAATAATAATTAGATAACTATCCTTTTAAATCTTGTTAATTTCTATTATTTAATTGTTTACTATAGGTTTAATAAAAATTATAAGAATTAGATTCTTTAATAATCAAATGAATTAATATTGATAGTTTTTCCAGATTCCTCGAACAATCCTTTCTTTCAACATTTATCTTCTTTTTTAATGACACATTCCTATAAAGGCTCCAATAGTATTTCCAGAAGCATCTGAAACTATGTGAGTCATGTCATCATGATAAGAATCTTCAATCAGAGCCCTGAATAGTTATTTCTATATATAAATGAATATGAAAGTTGATTATATCTCTCCAATTCCCACGATTAATCAAGACCTATAGTAATCTAAATAGTTAAAAGTATCATTGCTGAAATCCTGAAATAAAAAGTTTATATGCCTGATTAACAGAATTTTCCAGAATATTCTCTGGATATATCTATTTAAATTTCTAATTTTATTATATCAGGTCATATTTTGCATTTCTGATAAAATTAGTATAAATGTTTATATTCTAATTTAAATTTCTTTATAAGAAAATTTTAAATATAAGTGAATTATACCTAATAATAATTTTTAGCAAATAAAATTTAAGATAAATTTACGGGTTTTTATATGAATAAAGCTTTAATAATGTCACTTTTTATTATAACAGTTTCTTTGTTCCAGGCGCCAGCATCAGCCTGGAATCCGAATACACATTATGAAATCGTTGAAAATAACTATAACGCCATGCCATATGATGTTCAGCAAAAATTAAGTCTTGAAGATATGAAAGACGGGGCAGATGATCCGGATTTTAAATTTTTCGATTTCAGCAATCATAGTTACCCTAACAGTTTTGAAAGGGCAGATTACTGGCTAAAAAAAGCGAAAATTCATTATAAAATGGGTGATTATAAGTATGCAAGTTACTGTTTTGGAGTAGCTTCCCATTATATCTCAGACACTTTTTGTGCTCCCCACAGTGCCAGAAATGGAAAAGGATTTAATCATGTTATATATGAGTTACAGGGCAGTTCACTTAGTCCAAAATTCACCTTTTACGCTGCAAATCAGTATTCGGGTGGAAATACAAATAATTTAAATGGAGATTTAAAATCTATTTTAATCGAGGGATATTTAAACGGCGAAGATAGCTGGAACAACTGGATTACAAATAGAGATAGTTCATACGTCCAAAAAGACCTTAATCAAGCATCAGGCGCTTCATTTAATGCTATGAATAGGGCTATAATAGAATCAAATTTTAGTTAATGTCTTTTTATTCAAAGCTGCATTAAAGAAATTATTCCCTTCTAAATTTTTCATTATGTCTTTTTATAACTGAATCTCTGTATTTAAGCTTTTTCCTTGTCTTCGGACGTGGTTCGGGTTTTTCAAATATCATGTCACCTTCAATCATTCTGTTTATCATTTCCTCAACATCTTTTGGACGTGGAATATCATTTAGAATGATTCTTGTATGTTCATGCCCTCCAAAAACTTCAATATCACCACTTGAAGTTATTCTTTCAGTCAGGCTCTGTGATACAGTTACATCCTGTATTTTATCGTAGTGAATATAGTTCTTATTTTTGCGCAGTATACCACTTTTAGTGATAATTCTTTGATCTGTAAGTTTATATGATGTTGATCTCCATTTAAGAAGATCCCAAGTAATCCAGAGGAATAAAATTAGGATAATAAGGAGTAAGAAAACAGTAACGCCCTGTACAAGTGGAATTTGGACAATACTTATTAAATATTCTTGAATTGTTGCGGCAGTAGTCATTAAATCTCTAAAAAAGTATACAATTATTAAAATAATAATAAATTTAATAATAGCTGATTTTAGATACATAAAAAAACGAGGTCGCGTTTGGAAAATTACGTTTTCTCGTGCCCTGATTTCTTTGGTGTTTCTCATTCAAATCACTCTTTATTTCTCTTTAATTATTTTAATTTGATTAACTAAATAATTTATGCAAGTTTCGACAGAT contains these protein-coding regions:
- a CDS encoding zinc dependent phospholipase C family protein: MNKALIMSLFIITVSLFQAPASAWNPNTHYEIVENNYNAMPYDVQQKLSLEDMKDGADDPDFKFFDFSNHSYPNSFERADYWLKKAKIHYKMGDYKYASYCFGVASHYISDTFCAPHSARNGKGFNHVIYELQGSSLSPKFTFYAANQYSGGNTNNLNGDLKSILIEGYLNGEDSWNNWITNRDSSYVQKDLNQASGASFNAMNRAIIESNFS
- a CDS encoding PH domain-containing protein, which encodes MTTAATIQEYLISIVQIPLVQGVTVFLLLIILILFLWITWDLLKWRSTSYKLTDQRIITKSGILRKNKNYIHYDKIQDVTVSQSLTERITSSGDIEVFGGHEHTRIILNDIPRPKDVEEMINRMIEGDMIFEKPEPRPKTRKKLKYRDSVIKRHNEKFRRE